The nucleotide sequence TCTTTAAAGAATAAAATATCATCTGCCAGGGACTCAACCGTTTGATCCGGCAACCCAACAAGACATCCTGTCCCAAGTTCATATCCGAGTTTTTTTAAATTTTTAAGACACTCTTTTCTATTTTCATGACTCATACCAGGATCCATGTTTTCATACAATCCCTTATCAGTTGTTTCAATTCGCATTAAATATCTATCTGCTCCGGCATCTCTGTATGCTTTATATTCTTCATATGTCTTTTCTCCAATGCTCAAAGTGACAGCCACATCCATCTTTTTTATATTTGATATTATATATCTTAGTTTATCTATAGTATAATATTCATCTTCTCCTGACTGCATAACTATAGTCTTATATCCATATTCAACTGCCTTAGATGCAAACTTTATGATTCTTTCTGGTGTTAGCCTGTACCTTTTTATATTTTTATTCGATGATCTCAGACCACAATACAGACAGTTTCTCTTGCATATATTAGAAAATTCTATAATTCCCCTTAGGTGAACTTCATCTCCAACATATTTCTTTCTTACTCTGTCTGCAGCTTTAAATAATTCATCATTGCAATATTCATCTTCAAGTATCATAACTAACTCATCTTTATCAAGATCATGTTTTCTCTCCGCCTTTTTTATTAGACTTAATATAGAATCATTCATCTGCCATAAATTCCTTTCCCTTTTTAAAAGTTTTTTATCAAAAATTCAGTTTTTATAATTATATACGTGCAATTCATGAAGTGCTCTAGTAGCCATTACATACTTCAATTTTTTATCATCTTTATAGTTTGAGTAATCATTTATAAGAATAACTGAATCAAATTCAAGTCCCTTTGCAAAATATGATGGAATTATAACTTCACCACTGGAATACAGTATATCCTCACTACTAAATATAGTTATATGATATTTACTTTTTATACGATTTCCAAGCTTCATAGTCTGCTTAATGTCTTTACAAATTACAGCTATGCTTGCATAACCTTTAACCTTTAAACTCTTAATATCTGAAATTATCTCATCTACAAGCTCATCTTCACTTAATACGTCCTTTTCTAACACATTTTCTCCATTCCTAACAAAAGGTACTTCACCACTATAATCTATAAATTTGTTTGCATACTCCATTATCTGCTGTGTAGACCTGTAACTTTTTAATAAGTTAAATTGTTCCATATCAAACCCATTAAAAACGTATGTTAAATTAGACATAGGTATCTCACCTTCAACAGGCAAAATTCTCTGATTGCTATCTCCAACTATGGTAAATGACTTACAATTAGTAAGTTCTTTTATAACAGTAAATTGAAGCATGGAATAATCCTGAGCCTCATCTATAACCACATGTCTTATATTCTGTTTAAATTTTATACCTTCTAATTTTATCTTTAGATATATTATAGGTGCTAAATCATCATATATCAATTCATTAAATGAAAAGTTATCTTTATTAAATCTTTTATATATATCTACAACATCTTCGTTTTCAAGCCATGATAATTTTTGTTTTATAAGCATAACTTCTCTTATAACATCCCGTATGGCATTTTTCCTTTTGAACATGAGATTACTTAGTTCATTGTTTAGTTCCTCTTCAGACATTTTACTCTTTTTTTTCTTATATCTTGCTTCTATGGCTCTCACAAGCCTGTCTCTCTCATCTCTGATTTTAGAAAAAATAATGATTTTCACCTTTTTATTTCTTCTAAATAAAGGCATATATTTGAAGTAATTATCAAACATCTCTTTAATTTCATACTCACTAACTATAATTTTATCATAAAACTTAACATCTTCTATGTTAAAATATTCATAATCAAGCTTATCTACTAATGAATCCAATTTTTGTATATAGTTAAGTGATCCTTTAAAAATTATAGAATCACGCATTCTTTTATCATTTTCCAATACTTTTTCCATATAATCTTGAAAATTCATAGTCTTTTCTTTTAAATTTATAATATCTAATGCAAAATCCTCAAACGTAGTTTGTCTAACACCAACTTCGCCTAAACTTGGAAGTACAGTTGATATATAATCCATAAATATACTATTTGGGCCTATTATTAAAACTTTATCCTGAAGTTTATCTCTGAAATTATATAATAAATAAGCAACTCTATGGAGAGCTATTGTAGTTTTGCCAGTTCCTGCAGCTCCATTTACAACTACAACTTTATTCTTGGACTGCCTTATTATTTTGTCCTGCTCAGCCTGAATTGTCATAACTATATCTTTTAATTTGTCACCTGCATTTTGGCTTAAAACCATTTGAAGTATCTCATCTTTAACATCCATGCTTGAATCAAACATTCCAACAAGCTTTGAATTTTTAATTATAAACTGTCTTTTAGATATAATATCAGCCTTTATCATTCCCATAGGAGCATTATATGAAATCTCTCCAAGTTTACCGGCATAAAATATAGAACTTATAGGTGCCCTCCAATCAACAATTACAGGTTCCTCTTCTCCTTCTTTATTTAAGCCAAATCTACCTATATATATAGTGCTTTTTCCAAATTTATCCACAAAATTAGCTTTTCCAAAATATGGTGTTTTGTTGAGAATAGTAAGCTCTCTAAGCTTCCTATCCATTATTTTAAATGCTTCCTCTTTGGCAAAAGCCTCATGATCAAAATATTCTGTTATTTTATCTTCATCATCTTCGTATTCCTCAAGATTTTTTTTCCTCAAATCAAGTATATATTGAGCTATTTTCTTTCTTTTCTCAATAAACTCGAGCATCTGATTTTCTATCTCATGAAATACATAATTAAGTCTTTTATTCTCAATATCAAACTGAATCTTTTTATTTAGTTTACTATCATTCATAATATATACCTCATTACACATTTTGACCTAATTGAATAATATTATTCAACAATCTCATTATCTTTATTTACATTCACAAGAGCCATAAATTCTTCTCCCATAAGAGTTTCTTTATCTATCAATATTTCCGATACCTTAGTTAATAATTCTCTATTTTCATTAAGTATTTTATTTGCTCTAATATGTGCATCCCTTATTATTTTTAACGTTTCCTCATCTATAGCCGTCGATGTTTCCTGACTACAATTTTGGACAGGCCTTCCATCTAAATATTTATCCTGAACAGATTCAAGTCCCATCATATCAAATCTATCTGTCATTCCATATATTGTAACCATGCTTCTGGCAGTTTGCGTAGCCTTTTCTATATCATTTGAAGCTCCAGTAGAAATACTATTAAATTCAACCTCTTCAGCTGCTCTTCCACCAAGCATCACACATATCTGATCAAGCATTTCATCCTTACTATTAAGATATTTTTCTGTTGGAAGCTGTCTTGTATATCCTAAAGCACCCATAGTAGTTGGTACTATAGTTATCTTGTGAACAGGATCTGTATGTTTTAAAAGTGCAGCTATAAGCGCATGACCAACTTCATGAAAAGCAACTTCTCTCTTCTCTCTCTTAGAAAGTATCCTATCTTTTTTCTCTTTTCCAGCAATAATCACCTCAACTGCTTCTTCAAGATCTTCCTGTATTACTTCAGTTCTATTTTTCTTAACAGCTCTTAATGCAGCTTCATTTATAATGTTGGCAAGATCAGCCCCTACAGCTCCTGGCGTTGACTTTGCAATATCCAATAAATTTATGTCGTGGGATATTTTAACTCCCCTTGTGTGTACCTTAAGTATCTCTTCTCTTCCCTTTAAATCAGGTCTATCAACTATTACCCTTCTATCAAATCTTCCTGGTCTCAAAAGAGCCTTGTCAAGTACTTCAGGCCTATTTGTAGCAGCTAATATTACAACACCTTTTGATGAATCAAATCCATCCATTTCAGAAAGCAGCTGATTTAAAGTTTGTTCTCTCTCATCGTTAGTAGACATATTATTATCTCTGCTCTTACCAATTGCATCTATTTCATCTATAAATACTATGCAGGGAGCTTTTTGCTGCGCCTGCTCAAACAAATCTCTGACTCTGGAGGCACCCATTCCCACAAACATTTCCACAAATGCAGATCCTGTTATAGAGAAAAATGGTACCTTAGCTTCACCTGCTACAGCTTTAGCAAGCAGGGTTTTTCCCGTTCCCGGAGGTCCAACAAGTAGTGCTCCCTTTGGGAGTTTAGCACCTATATCAGTATATCTTGTTGGATTATGTAAGAAGTCAACTATTTCAACTAAAGATTCCTTTGCCTCTTCTTG is from Clostridium fermenticellae and encodes:
- the hydE gene encoding [FeFe] hydrogenase H-cluster radical SAM maturase HydE, producing the protein MNDSILSLIKKAERKHDLDKDELVMILEDEYCNDELFKAADRVRKKYVGDEVHLRGIIEFSNICKRNCLYCGLRSSNKNIKRYRLTPERIIKFASKAVEYGYKTIVMQSGEDEYYTIDKLRYIISNIKKMDVAVTLSIGEKTYEEYKAYRDAGADRYLMRIETTDKGLYENMDPGMSHENRKECLKNLKKLGYELGTGCLVGLPDQTVESLADDILFFKDIGSDMIGLGPFIPNKDTPLKDCKVEGNFIMSLKVMALTRLLIPDANIPATTAMEALNPNGRIIGLQSGANVVMPNVTEGEYRKLYALYPGKICTGDTPSHCKGCITYKIQSIGRSIGTGKGFRVKRRVIN
- a CDS encoding HelD family protein, translated to MNDSKLNKKIQFDIENKRLNYVFHEIENQMLEFIEKRKKIAQYILDLRKKNLEEYEDDEDKITEYFDHEAFAKEEAFKIMDRKLRELTILNKTPYFGKANFVDKFGKSTIYIGRFGLNKEGEEEPVIVDWRAPISSIFYAGKLGEISYNAPMGMIKADIISKRQFIIKNSKLVGMFDSSMDVKDEILQMVLSQNAGDKLKDIVMTIQAEQDKIIRQSKNKVVVVNGAAGTGKTTIALHRVAYLLYNFRDKLQDKVLIIGPNSIFMDYISTVLPSLGEVGVRQTTFEDFALDIINLKEKTMNFQDYMEKVLENDKRMRDSIIFKGSLNYIQKLDSLVDKLDYEYFNIEDVKFYDKIIVSEYEIKEMFDNYFKYMPLFRRNKKVKIIIFSKIRDERDRLVRAIEARYKKKKSKMSEEELNNELSNLMFKRKNAIRDVIREVMLIKQKLSWLENEDVVDIYKRFNKDNFSFNELIYDDLAPIIYLKIKLEGIKFKQNIRHVVIDEAQDYSMLQFTVIKELTNCKSFTIVGDSNQRILPVEGEIPMSNLTYVFNGFDMEQFNLLKSYRSTQQIMEYANKFIDYSGEVPFVRNGENVLEKDVLSEDELVDEIISDIKSLKVKGYASIAVICKDIKQTMKLGNRIKSKYHITIFSSEDILYSSGEVIIPSYFAKGLEFDSVILINDYSNYKDDKKLKYVMATRALHELHVYNYKN
- the ftsH gene encoding ATP-dependent zinc metalloprotease FtsH, producing MFNDKKFNGNKIKYAIYYAVVVAIVVFVLNDYVVNLKTEHIKYSDFINYINQNKIEEVQISRDKLVVIPKAVSGQKQKTLYTERIYDPDLVKRLTSAKVKYGGIPQENSPIRSFLINWVLPVAIFLLLGKLLLGRLDKKIGNGVMSFGKNTAKIYAESETGVTFNDVAGQEEAKESLVEIVDFLHNPTRYTDIGAKLPKGALLVGPPGTGKTLLAKAVAGEAKVPFFSITGSAFVEMFVGMGASRVRDLFEQAQQKAPCIVFIDEIDAIGKSRDNNMSTNDEREQTLNQLLSEMDGFDSSKGVVILAATNRPEVLDKALLRPGRFDRRVIVDRPDLKGREEILKVHTRGVKISHDINLLDIAKSTPGAVGADLANIINEAALRAVKKNRTEVIQEDLEEAVEVIIAGKEKKDRILSKREKREVAFHEVGHALIAALLKHTDPVHKITIVPTTMGALGYTRQLPTEKYLNSKDEMLDQICVMLGGRAAEEVEFNSISTGASNDIEKATQTARSMVTIYGMTDRFDMMGLESVQDKYLDGRPVQNCSQETSTAIDEETLKIIRDAHIRANKILNENRELLTKVSEILIDKETLMGEEFMALVNVNKDNEIVE